One Parasteatoda tepidariorum isolate YZ-2023 chromosome 1, CAS_Ptep_4.0, whole genome shotgun sequence genomic window, caGTATAAAGTAATCTAGTTCCAATTCTCAGAACATAAACTAATAAGTAACAAACATGGGTCAAAACTATTTCTAAAGAATAGTAAATAATACGTTTTTAGATTACtctttataaaatctattaaaatttccctaaaaaaatttttatcaaaaaatttttttccaaataataattcGCTGACTATTTggtaaaatattcaattcagcCAATTGAATATCTGGGGAAAAGAGCCGATTGCCGAACATTTGTTATTACCCTAATAATTTATACCAAATGATGGGCATCATTGTAATTAtgtaagtgataaaaatataaatgacttaatttagttttaagattCTCTTACTGCACcacttaaaaattacataaattaaacacaacaattcaataaaataagcaattacTTCTTCATGAAGCCTAAAGGCTCTTTTTTCTCTATATCTTAttgatcatttaattttttttaaaaatgaaataataaacttgCAACTACCTATTACTTACAAATTAAAGATCTTAGACTTATTCTTCCCTATTGCAAATAACACAACTATCACAATATCTGAGCAAAGTAGAACATTGCATGCAGTCATGCATAATATTAACCAGctatatatttactattaatgTTAGCTAGAACATGATTTGTATCAGCATTAAAAATCAGCAATATCAGCAAGTAATTTAATGGATTGAcacagtaaatatttactattatttaaattctttcgactagttcattgttttttttttaagtaaaaaggtTAGAAACATACCAGTTCCCTTTCTGAATCGCTTATAGGCTCTTCTTTAATAGCAGTCCGTTCACCAAAAACaggtattttttcttctcctaCGGTTTGTTTCAGAAAATGCCGATAAAATCCACTCAGATCTTTCTGTTTGGTCACGTCCATCATGtcattcaacatattttcacgACGTTCTCTCTCTTCTTCCTCTTCTCTTTCCTGAACTTTCTTTTTGTATGCTGCCGtaacaaacatttctttatctttaaattggtcgccttctttttctctttctacTTGTACCTTCTTCTCGACACGTCGTTcgtattctttctttcttttatctgCAGCTTTTAACAAATGATCAATATAGCGGGAGGACTTTTGTACCTTAGGTGCAACTTCGGCTGCTTTTTCAGCTTTCATATCATCGTAAATACTATCGTATTCATAGATGCTCGGATCTATTGcttcctttgaaataatttttttggatgAAATAGGTTTCGATTGTGGTATCTTTGAAGACTTTTTCTTTGAAGTTGTAACGTCATCATCACTATCAGAGCCGAAGATTCCTCCACTTTTGGGGCGAAGAGTTTGAGCTTTTTTCGGAATAACAAGTCCAAATGATTTTTTACTCTCCATTTTACAggttaaaactgtttaaagcGTAACGAAACAAACTTAGCTAAACATAACAATAAATTGATAGATTGATGCCAGTAAGTAGAATATATGTtgccaaaatgaaaaaaatcaattgttaGATAATAAATGTGAATTATGTTTGTAGCTTGCTTGATgaattgtaatttctttttaagtgcCATTCTCCTTGCATCCGCTTTGAATATCCTGGCACCCTTTAACTGAACATTCAGTCCGGAACGAAATCAATGCAGTGGAAAGAGGCGCACATATCAAAGTAGTCTTCATGGGAAAAAAATCACNAAAcatttctttatctttaaattggtcgccttctttttctctttctacTTGTACCTTCTTCTCGACACGTCGTTcgtattctttctttcttttatctgCAGCTTTTAACAAATGATCAATATAGCGGGAGGACTTTTGTACCTTAGGTGCAACTTCGGCTGCTTTTTCAGCTTTCATATCATCGTAAATACTATCGTATTCATAGATACTCGGATCTATTGcttcctttgaaataatttttttggatgAAATAGGTTTCGATTGTGGTATCTTTGAAGACCTTTTCTTTGAAGTTGTAACGTCATCATCACTATCAGAGCCGAAAATTCCTCCACTTTTGGGGCGAAGAGTTTGGGCTTTTTTCGAAATAACAAGtccaaatgattttttattctccATTTTACAggttaaaactgtttaaaacgTAACAACAACAGAAAACTTAGCTAAACACATCAATAAATTGATGGATTGATGTTAGCAAGTAGCTGTATATGTTGCCAAAATCTGAAAAGTCAATGTTAGGTAATAAATGGGAATGATGCTTGTAGCTTGCTTaacaaattgtaatttctttttaagggCCATTCGCTTTGCATCCACTTCGAATATGCTGGAACTCCTATACCGAACATTCAGTCCGGAACGAAATCAATGCAGTGAAAAGAGATGCACAAAGTAATCTTCCTGCGAAAAAATATCACGTATGCGAGTTCGAAAATATGAAAGAGCTCCTGAATCGTGAAAAACTTTTACTCGAGAAAAATTCGTCAATCAGGCTCGCATCTCCGAATACGCATATGCGATATTTTCGCATACAGtgtgaatactttttaaacgaaatttcggaaatttttttacccACTATATGTTATTCACCTGCTTTTTCTAGGGTTTTTTACaacctaaaaataattagaataatgaaCTAGCCGTTGTTGTCCAGAGGGGCTACTTGACTTCGATAAGATCCACCAAGTACCTGAGATATACATACTCATACGATCTTTGGTCGGTTGCCGAGAAATTCCATGGGTTCAGGAATCGGGAAAAAATTTCCATCCGCTTCCGATATAAATTCAGTCTGGATTAAGGAAGTGGCTTCACAGATTGTGTTgccatgtcttcggatcaccctcagggatgtttcccagaccgttgtcaatagcccattgtgcagatctagttcaacgtaaataaaatacctacttACCTATCTGTGCATATTCACCCTTTATTTGAGATAGCAACGCTTGAATACACCCTATCTATAACAAAGTAGGCCTTTTCAGgctaagttttcatttagttcctaGTTCTACCAGAATGATTGCTTAGATAggacgtatttttttttagcagcaaataggAAACTAAATTTCCCTAAGAAAAAggcagaagaacttgaaaaaacaatCCAGAACATCGGTAAATCTTTTTGAAACAGTACGCGCCCATCATTTCAAGAACAATGTTTCATTAATGCTTTCCTTTCTATAGTCACTATCATGgtaaaatgtttcttatttttatgatcaattcattttaaattaaagtgaagaCATTTAAGTGCATTGCCTACTTCATTCCAATGAATATATGTGTTTTTAGAACGTGCAGAACAATAACAGTTCTTGAATATTCTTCTTccttatagaatagtatatacatctgaatatatatataattcggaaaacaacaataaatgatcatctgatttatttgaaatctaataaatGATCCTTTACTGCTGAATGTTGGTgtgttgaa contains:
- the LOC122271434 gene encoding nuclear speckle splicing regulatory protein 1-like, with translation MENKKSFGLVISKKAQTLRPKSGGIFGSDSDDDVTTSKKRSSKIPQSKPISSKKIISKEAIDPSIYEYDSIYDDMKAEKAAEVAPKVQKSSRYIDHLLKAADKRKKEYERRVEKKVQVEREKEGDQFKDKEMFXDFFPMKTTLICAPLSTALISFRTECSVKGCQDIQSGCKENGT